Part of the Methanorbis furvi genome is shown below.
TACCTTTCACGGCGGAGAACCCCTTCTCGCAGGCCCGGAGTTCTACCGCGAAGTTCTGCCAATGATTGAAAAACGTCTGCCGCATCTCAGTCCGGAGTTTGCCATGCAGACCAACCTCTGGCTGATGACCGACGAACTCGCAGAGATTCTGAGCAGTCACCATGTCCCGCTTGGCTCCTCCATTGACGGACCAAAAGATCTGACCGACTACCAGAGAGGTGATGACTACTTCGAGCGAACCATCGCCGGCTACCAGACAGCAGCAGCCCACGGACTTCTCGTCAGATTCATCTGCACATTCACCAACTCCTCGGTCGAGAGAAAAGAGGAGATCGTCGAGTTCTTCCAAAGTCAGGGATGGGTGATGAAGCTGCATCCCGCTCTCCCCTCCCTCAAAGGCGACAACCCGAACGAGTGGACGTTGTCCCCGACAGAGTACGGAGAGCTTTTGGTGTATCTTCTGGACGCAGCACTTGCGAATCCAGATGATCTTGAGATCATGAACATCAACGACCTCTGCCGATGCGTGTTTACCAGAAGCGGATGTGTCTGCACGTATGCGGACTGCATGGGGACAACATTTGCCGTCGGACCGAACGGGGACATCTATCCCTGCTACCGGTTTGTCGGAATGCCGGAGTGGGTGATGGGCAATGTGCATGACGCACCGACAGTTGAGATGCTGATGCAGACACCGGCAGGAGTGCGAATGCTCGCATTCAAGGATCATGTGGACTCTGCCTGCAAAGACTGCGTCCACATCAGCTACTGCCGGGGCGGCTGTCCCTACAACGCGCTCGCGGGAGACGCGGACGCGTCTGGTGTTGATCCGCACTGTGTTGCGTATAAGAGAATTTTTGATGAGATCACCGCACGAATGGAGGCTGAGATGCAGACAGCACCCGCAGTTCCGGCGGGGGCCCGTGTCTCACGCGTGAGGCGAAAGGAAAAGCCGGGCGTTATGATGCTCATGAGAAAAATTGTGGAGAAGTGAGATGAAGTTTCTCGGTCCGTTAATTGTGGTAAAGGATATCGCTGCGTCAGTGCAGTTTTATCAGAATCTGTTTGACCTTGAGGTTGCGTATGATTTCGGTGAGAACGTCTCCTTCACGAACGGCATTTCCTTGCAGTCAGTTGCATCGTTTGCTCGTCTGACGGGAGTGAGTGATGATACGATTCTCTGCCGGCCGCATAATATGGAACTCTATTTTGAGGAGGAGGAGTTCGATCTGTTTTTGTCACGCCTGAAGGCGATGCCTGAGATCAACTATGTCCATGAAATGATTGAGCATTCGTGGGGCCAGCGGGTTGTGCGGATGTATGATCCGAATCTGCATATTATCGAGGTCGGCGAGAGTATGGAGATGGTTATCCGCCGCTGTCTTGCGAGTGGGATGAGTGTTTCAGAGACTGCGGCAAAGACCCAGCATCCAGTTGAGATGGTGGAGAGGGTGGCGTTTGGAAACGCGAATAAACGCGAATCGCATGCCTTCCACACGCCGTTCCGTCGTGTTTAACTCCTCCTTTCAGGAGTCGTTTCGGCCTGCTCACTGCTTCGCAACTCCGCAGCTTCGCAGAATAAAAAAAATAGCCAATGGCGATTTTGAAGAATGTATTGAAGACAGGAGTTCTGCGGCGATGAGTTTCATTGTTGGGGACTTTTCTCTCCTTCACCCCACTTGAGGGACCTCCAAGGCATGTTGATGCTAGATGCTTCATGCTTGGTGCTATCCCCATTATGATTGGAAGAGGAGAGAAGTTGACGTTTCTTCCATCCTGACAATACACACATTTATATACTTTTAGAAAGAAATATATAATACGAGAGTACTTACGGAGCACTATCTACTATTTTGAAAGTCTGCGGGATTTTTTTGCTGGTCAGATGTTTTCTGATTGAGAAGCACCAAGCATCTAGCATCTAGCATCTAGCATCAAAATAGGGGGGGGTGTTTCTCACTTCGAGATTTTTTGAAACACGAACAACAGACCGAAGCGGCGTTTTGGGGCTGTAATTCGTGTATCCCTCACGGCGCGTTGAACACGCCGGTCTCGGCAATCACGTCCCCATGCAGATTGCCGCCGGTAAGAATTGCGACGATCTCTGCCTGCTCACGGCGGGGAAGATTGATCTTTCCCGTGAGAGTAACGGTGTCATGCTCGCGGCAGTCATCGAGGAAAAATATCTGGCTGTCATACACCTTGCCGCCAACCCGCACCGTCACCTCGAGCCGAACATCATGCGAAGTGCCGGGGCCGAGATTTTCCGCGGTTGCAACCATCCGGTACACTGCCGTGTCCCATGTAGAGGTGTCGGGTTCTGCCATAAACTCAAAATTCATTACCGGATGTTGTTCGAGCGGGAGCACCTCAACCGTGACATCGGCAAACTCTTCAGGCAGATCACCGATACTCCAGCCTTTGGCGGTGGTCTCCTGATAGTAGTAGCGCGTACCATTATAGAGATAATATGTTCCGGAAAACATGTCGTCTCCTGCAATACCGACCGCCATATGTTCCGGGAGTTTGAAGAGCACCGTCTCGTGCCCCATTTCATGAAGCACAGAGGCGATAAGAATGGCAACATCCTCGCAGTCGCCGCCTTTGTCCACAAGCGTCTCTAAGGGATAGCGCGGATACTCTTCAATTTCGGTGGTTTCACTATCCGAGGTGTAGGGAAGTGACTGCACGAATGCGATGAAGTTTTCAATCGTTTCCTTCTCGCTGTATCCGGCTTTTGCACCCATCGCAGTAAACGCATCAGCAATCTCCTTGATGTAGGTGCGGTCGTAGTCCGAGAGGGCGTAGCGGACGTAATTGCTGTTTTTG
Proteins encoded:
- a CDS encoding transglutaminase-like domain-containing protein — protein: MQFSYRTFALLLLLLILASFGAGCITYVPGPEIPTSTPEETPMPTQEITAIPTPTPTPLPTTAWGMLRSEFSWTYQNTNHTYYIDVPKSVYQYFQKQDHTKNSNYVRYALSDYDRTYIKEIADAFTAMGAKAGYSEKETIENFIAFVQSLPYTSDSETTEIEEYPRYPLETLVDKGGDCEDVAILIASVLHEMGHETVLFKLPEHMAVGIAGDDMFSGTYYLYNGTRYYYQETTAKGWSIGDLPEEFADVTVEVLPLEQHPVMNFEFMAEPDTSTWDTAVYRMVATAENLGPGTSHDVRLEVTVRVGGKVYDSQIFFLDDCREHDTVTLTGKINLPRREQAEIVAILTGGNLHGDVIAETGVFNAP
- a CDS encoding TIGR04083 family peptide-modifying radical SAM enzyme produces the protein MKNPFHVMIIPTLGCPGRCKYCWSSDVNSPKMTLATAEAIVKWLEPLQDQRVTFTFHGGEPLLAGPEFYREVLPMIEKRLPHLSPEFAMQTNLWLMTDELAEILSSHHVPLGSSIDGPKDLTDYQRGDDYFERTIAGYQTAAAHGLLVRFICTFTNSSVERKEEIVEFFQSQGWVMKLHPALPSLKGDNPNEWTLSPTEYGELLVYLLDAALANPDDLEIMNINDLCRCVFTRSGCVCTYADCMGTTFAVGPNGDIYPCYRFVGMPEWVMGNVHDAPTVEMLMQTPAGVRMLAFKDHVDSACKDCVHISYCRGGCPYNALAGDADASGVDPHCVAYKRIFDEITARMEAEMQTAPAVPAGARVSRVRRKEKPGVMMLMRKIVEK
- a CDS encoding VOC family protein, giving the protein MKFLGPLIVVKDIAASVQFYQNLFDLEVAYDFGENVSFTNGISLQSVASFARLTGVSDDTILCRPHNMELYFEEEEFDLFLSRLKAMPEINYVHEMIEHSWGQRVVRMYDPNLHIIEVGESMEMVIRRCLASGMSVSETAAKTQHPVEMVERVAFGNANKRESHAFHTPFRRV